Within uncultured Methanoregula sp., the genomic segment AACCATATCCGTGTCCGCTGCTTTGACGGCGTTACAAGGATGGGCAGGATCAAGGGAAAGATCAAAAAGAAAGTCTGGATCCGCGAATGTGACATTCTCATCGTGATCCCGTGGAATTTCCAGGATGAGAAATGCGACATCGTTTACCGGTACACCGGCCCGCAGGTCGAGTGGCTCCGGCGGAACAAATATCTCTGATCTCTTCTCTCCTTTTTTCAACAGAATTAAAAAATGGATGTCAGAGTGATTTGATTATGACATCATATGTTTTTATGACCAGCCGGGCCGGGGGACTGGTTGTTGTTGGCAGCTTGTAGGTGATGGGTACGACACCAGGCGCACTGGTCCTGGTCATGCCGAGGGTGTTGACAAAATAGTTGTCCCATGCGGTCCGGTAATCCTGGGCCTCACCGGGAGTCTGGTCGGGAGTATAGTCGAGGTAAATATTCTCGCTGATCCCTTCCGTATACTGGTACCCGGTCTCTCCCATGGCCATCTGCACCGTCCCGATGCCGGCTATCGACATCACATCCGTACTGTTGAGGGATATGAGGTTGATCACCATCGTGTTGGTCTGGCCGTCATAGAACCAGCGGGGTTCAGCGAGCATGACCGATCCCGGCTCCGCATGACGCCGCATCATCACGGCACCGTTCTGGAGTGAGATGTCCGTTCCGCTGCTCTCGGAAGAATACCTCAGGTCCCCGGACCGGAACGAATCAAGATAAACATGGGAGGAATCGTAGATCTTTATTGTCGAGGTAGTGGGCGTATAACTTGAGTTGTATACGGCCAGCGACCCGCCGCCAATCTTCAGGGAAGTCTCCTTGTAAGGCACGGTCTTGTAGGTAATTCCCTTGAGATCGTTCTGCAGCACGATCATGTTTTTTTCCATGATCTTCTCGTCAGCACTCACCTGCTGGGCCAGGAGCATCGGGTACCCGTAGAGGGTTACGAGCCCTATGCCCACGATGACCATCGTGAAGATAAGCAAAAACCCGATTGACTCCGACACTCCCGCTGTATATAACTCCCGGTCAGACTTTCCCGCCATCAGAACCCCTCTGAATCATAACTGATCCTGTTCATCCCTGCTCCGGTAGTATTGCCCCCGGCCCTCCGGGTTGATCCGATCCCGGCGATCCCCACGCTGGAGGTTACGGAATTTCTCCAGACCGTTACGGTCTGGGCAGTCGGATCATCCCCGGCTGTATTACCAATCTCGACAAAATAGTTCTGCCCGGCAACATCATCCGGTATATCGAAGTGGGAGGTGATATTCCCGATAGCCGGTGCGATAGCGTACGTGTCGACAATCCGGGTGGAGACCCCGTTTCCTATATCGGTGAATGCCGAATATGTGATGGTGTTGGCCGGCCCTTCCATGAAATTTGCATTAACGAGAAGGAGCATCACTACGAACAGGACCATCAGGACACCGGATATCATGACGTATTCAATCATGGTCGCGACGCCCCATTCTCCCTTACGATAATTTCCACGTCTCATTGTACGCGATCACCCCGTTGTTGTAATGAATTGTCGTGTAGGTATGCCCTCCCGACTGCAGGGATGCAAAATCCACGACAGCATTCTGACGGATCCGGGAGAGGTTACGGATCTCCCTCTGCACATTGATCCTGTCGGCGCCATCCAGTCCTTCCGACTGGATGATAACATCGCGGACCCCGCGGATATCGTATTTCGGGAACTCCGATACCGCTTCCGCCGTTGTCTGTCCCACCACGGTAGACTGGCTGACCACGATTGCCAGGAAGAAGAAGCTGAAGCTTACGATAAAGCCCATGAGGATGATCCACTGGGCATCGTCATTCAGTCCCGCCATAAGTACACCTCCACGAGTGCGGCGTGTTCACCCGAACAGGACTGGGCATGGCATTCGGGAAACTGTTTCTTCACAAGTACCCACTGGGAAACGCGGACAGCATGTTCTCCCCCGGTCAGGCTGCGGCTCCCGCCAAGGGGGGTGCTGTTGTATTCCCCCGGTGTGCTGGGATTGTCGTAGACCACGCTTGCCCTGTACTGGATGGAATCCGGAGTCGTTCCGGTCCTGTTGTTCACGAGGTTCTTGAACATGGTCCCGAAGTTCACCGAATCGTCCGTTTCCACCATAGTCTGGAGAGGACTCTTTTCAAGCGTGCTGTTGGGTGCTGTATTCATCATTGCCAGGGCGTCGCTCCCTACTACCTCCAGCTGCATATCGGTGATGTGGGTATCCCCCGGTGTGTATACCGATGTACTGTTGACCACGATGAAGGCAGTCAGGAGCATGATGAGACCCGCGGCAATGCCTTCGATGGTATACAGCTGGCCGGTATCGTTTACCATACCGCCACCTCCATGACCGCGTCCCGGAGAGCCGGCTGGGTTACATTCGCCGGATTGTAATTATAGTCAAAAGGACCGGAGCCTGAAGAATTCAGGTACTGCTGGGCCGGATCGGTACGGAACGTCAGGTTAACGTAGATGGTATCCGATGACGCTGCGTACTTGAAAAATGACGGGCTGAAAACCAGTGAGACATCCTTGTTTACAGGACAGGGGTCCGGGAGAGGATGTGTCGAGATCGGTTTTCCGTCCACGTAGAGATACGTGGTCACGTCGTACACCCCGAGGTCATGAAGATCTGTTTCCCCGAACGAGGACCGGTAGAACCGGATCTGGGTCAGGTTTGCTTCTTTTGCCTGCGCTGGCATTACGGGAGGCTGGACCGGCTCGTCATTGAGGCCGGTGATATTGATGATGATCTGATCCTTCTGCGGGTTTATCTGGTATGCGGGATCTTTGATATCCCCGTTGAGAAGTTTCGTACTGTTGATCCGCACGGAGAACTGGTGGGATAAGACGTCCTCCGAATTGTTATACCCGAACTCTTGGATCATGTGTTTATCGATCGTCGCATTACTGGTGGATTTGATCTTTGCATCCCGGCGGATGTACCCGTGCCCCTCCGGAACGATATCCCCTGCCGACTTCACCCGGTCCTCCCCGGCCGTGCGCAGGGAAATGTTGAACCGGTAGGGGTAATCCCCGAATATCACGCGTTTCCGGTAATCATCCGGATACGAAAAAACCGTGGAACAGAAAAAGCGATTAACTTTATTCTCATCGAGAATACCCGGGGTATCTTTTGAAACGGCGAGCCCGAACCGTTTGAGATCGGCCTTATTGCTGTCTGCCAGGAACTCCCACGAGACGCTGTCGGCAGGTGGCCCTGCCGGGCTGCCAGGATCCTCAGCCAGGATCACACCGGTCCGGTACGCGACTGCATCATAATCGATCGAGCTGGATTTCAGCCCGATAAACAGGCCCGGCACCATGGTTGCTACCCAGATAAAGGCAATCATGAAGATGGTGATGCCTGCCAGGAAGTCTACCGAAAGTATCCCGGAATCGTCAGCCATTTGATCGTATCAGCGCCCCTGTTGTTGCATCGAATACCATCACCCGTTTTGTTCCTCCTCCGGACTGGGTGAGTGTGTAGTTGTTCACCGAAAGTACCAGGTCCTGCGATACGGTCTGGTTGTTTCCCGTGTCCCGGATAATCGCGGCCCGGTTCTTCAGGAAGAGATCGCCTGGAGAGATAACCGAATCAATCTTGATCTCCCCCTGGGGAAAGTCCCCGGCCCAAGCAACGATGTTTCGTCCATACTGGTCATACGTTACCATCGATGTCCTGTTGTTATGGCGCACGGCAACTATCCAGCTTTTTGCATCGCCGTTTTCATTGAGTTTGTTACCGCGGATGTACAGAATCTGGTTGCCCCCTGAAGCATTTGCTGCCAAACTGCCACCTGTTTCGGGCACGAGTCCGGCAAGATCAGCGGTCGCTTCCCAGAAACTGAGCGCCTGCTGTTCTCCGGATACAGGAGCGGGTCGGAATCCGAAATCGGTTCCCTTCGGGGTTTCATTCGGTTGGGATACCGGCGGCTGGGTGGTGCTGCAACCCATAGTAAAACAGCCGGCCAGTACGAGTACGACTGTAAAAAAGACGATAAACGGTGAAATGGCCGGTCTCCGCATAATTTTCCTCATCTTTTTTTAGAGGGACGCACTATATATGTTGATGCATTCCTTCATGATTCCGCAGGGTGCCCAAGTCAATCAATGAACGGGAATTCAATCAATTATAATCGACATTTTACGAATCCAACGAAAAATTTTAGTTTTTTTTAAATAAAAAAGTATAAATATTGTTGCATATAATCATTCATCCAGAAGGGATCGGGCTGATGATCCACCGGATAATTCTGATTGCACTTGGGCTTTTTTTTATGGTGAGTATCACCGCTGCAGCAGACCTGAGTCCGTCCACCATGACCAGCAGCAATACTGGCTGGCTCGTGGCAAATGGTAACGACCAGTCGACTATTACCGTTCATGTCATGCAGGGGTCACCGGCGTCGGACATATCCGGGGCAAATGTCGCTTTCTCGCTTGCAGCGGATTCACAGGACTTGGGAACCCTCTCTGCCCCTTCCGGGACAACCGGCAGTGACGGTATTGCCCAGACCATTTTCAGGACAACGACCAAAAGCGGAACGGCGACCATCAATGTCATCATAACCTACAATGACGGGACTACCACTGCACTGCCACTAAGTTGTACCCAGAAGATCGATCACGATATCCCCTGGAGTGCGGATCCCGGTTAC encodes:
- the eif1A gene encoding translation initiation factor eIF-1A encodes the protein MNPGTPPGDEIVRVKLPQKRNRELFGCAELMMGANHIRVRCFDGVTRMGRIKGKIKKKVWIRECDILIVIPWNFQDEKCDIVYRYTGPQVEWLRRNKYL